The following proteins are encoded in a genomic region of Zea mays cultivar B73 chromosome 9, Zm-B73-REFERENCE-NAM-5.0, whole genome shotgun sequence:
- the LOC100274259 gene encoding Metalloendoproteinase 2-MMP-like precursor: MASTPSPLLMLAAMAVVAATLAVAPVSSADLPSGVASITSKIPNPWSAFQNLTGCHLGEQQQGLAKVKDYLSRFGYLPPESSGSFNDVFDADLEEAIKVYQRNFGLGITGVMDASTVAQMMAPRCGVADIINGTSTMGGGSASASAAHARGRNLFTYFPGSPSWPRSRKSLTYAVTQTSLTSIDRATLSQVLARAFARWSAATTLTFTETASERDADITIGFYAGDHGDGEAFDGPLGTLAHAFSPTDGRFHLDAAEAWDASGDVARAASDVAVDLESVAVHEIGHLLGLGHSAEPAAIMFPTITSRTSKVDLAQDDVAGIQNLYGGNPNFKGVAPPATSSRDMDSGATTSSRGPWTAAVAVAAGLLVAL; the protein is encoded by the coding sequence ATGGCCAGCACACCCTCTCCTCTCCTCATGCTTGCCGCCATGGCGGTGGTGGCGGCGACGCTTGCCGTGGCGCCAGTCTCGTCAGCGGACCTGCCATCCGGTGTCGCATCCATCACGTCCAAGATCCCAAACCCATGGTCGGCCTTCCAGAACCTCACGGGCTGCCACTTGGGCGAGCAGCAGCAGGGCCTCGCCAAGGTCAAGGACTACCTCTCCCGCTTCGGCTACCTGCCCCCCGAGTCGTCCGGGTCGTTCAACGACGTCTTCGACGCCGACCTGGAGGAGGCCATCAAGGTGTACCAGCGCAACTTCGGCCTGGGCATCACGGGCGTGATGGACGCGTCCACGGTGGCCCAGATGATGGCTCCGCGGTGCGGCGTCGCCGACATCATCAACGGCACGTCCACCATGGGCGGCGGCAGCGCCTCGGCCTCGGCGGCGCACGCGCGCGGCCGGAACCTCTTCACCTACTTCCCGGGGTCCCCGTCGTGGCCGCGCTCCAGGAAGAGCCTGACGTACGCGGTCACGCAGACCTCGCTGACCTCCATCGACCGCGCGACGCTGAGCCAGGTGTTGGCGCGGGCCTTCGCGCGGTGGTCGGCGGCCACGACGCTGACCTTCACGGAGACGGCGTCGGAGCGAGACGCGGACATCACCATCGGCTTCTACGCGGGGGACCACGGCGACGGCGAGGCGTTCGACGGGCCGCTGGGCACGCTGGCGCACGCCTTCTCGCCGACGGACGGGCGCTTCCACCTGGACGCGGCCGAGGCGTGGGACGCCAGCGGCGACGTGGCGCGCGCGGCCTCCGACGTGGCCGTCGACCTCGAGTCCGTCGCCGTGCACGAGATCggccacctcctcggcctgggccaCTCGGCCGAGCCCGCCGCCATCATGTTCCCCACCATCACCTCGCGCACCAGCAAGGTGGACCTGGCCCAGGACGACGTCGCCGGCATCCAGAACCTGTACGGCGGCAACCCCAACTTCAAGGGCGTCGCGCCGCCCGCCACCAGCAGCCGGGACATGGACAGCGGCGCGACCACGAGCTCCCGGGGGCCGTGGACCGCCGCCGTTGCCGTGGCCGCTGGGCTCTTGGTAGCGTTGTAG
- the LOC118473425 gene encoding uncharacterized protein, with protein sequence MATMGNRGGRAFLPSRWQLAAACSKGGNSESLAHDTLGLRRLWAAALSSLSSGGRRLALSLSPLSSARSKTISPCLRSPAQGARQAASKTVAEGAVRRAGAGDGDGDSGSPIVVTDARQEVTVSQFVAQLDEAARRRLNSMHQATTEQPDLNKPKL encoded by the exons ATGGCAACTATGGGCAATCGCGGCGGCCGAGCGTTTCTTCCCTCGCGGTGGCAACTGGCGGCGGCGTGCAGCAAAGGGGGGAACAGCGAGAGCCTGGCGCACGACACTTTAGGGCTT CGGCGGCTGTGGGCTGCGGCTCTCTCGTCCCTGTCCAGCGGCGGCCGGCGGCTGGCTCTCTCCCTGTCTCCACTCTCCAGCGCAAGGAGCAAGACAATCTCTCCCTGCCTCCGCTCTCCAGCGCAAGGAGCAAGACAGGCAGCCAGCAAGACAGTCGCGGAGGGTGCCGTCCGCAGAGCCGGAGCCGGAGACGGAGACGGCGACAGCGGCAGCCCCATCGTCGTCACCGATGCCAGGCAGGAGGTCACCGTCTCGCAGTTCGTCGCACAGCTAG ATGAGGCAGCCCGGCGGAGGCTGAACAGCATGCACCAGGCAACAACGGAGCAACCAGACCTTAACAAACCGAAGTTGTGA